The Sporocytophaga myxococcoides genome contains the following window.
GGATTTTCTACAGGTGAAGTTAAACCAAACAGAGGACCAGGAAGAAGAGAAGTTGGGCACGGAAACCTGGCTCTTAGAGCTTTGAAAAAGGTATTACCTCCTGAATCTGAAAATCCATACACTATTCGTATCGTTTCTGATATTTTAGAATCTAATGGATCTTCCTCAATGGCAACAGTTTGTGCCGGAACTTTAGCCCTAATGGATGCAGGAGTTCAAATTAAGGCACCTGTATCTGGTATTGCGATGGGATTGATCTCTGACTACAAAACAAATAGATGGGCAGTTCTTTCTGATATTCTTGGTGATGAAGATCATCTTGGTGATATGGACTTTAAAATAACAGGAACTGAGCAGGGAATTACTGCATGTCAGATGGATATGAAAGTCGAAGGGTTGTCTTATGAAATACTTGAGAAAGCGCTTGAGCAAGCTAAAAACGGAAGACTTCACATTCTTAATGAAATTAAGAAAACTCTAGATGCACCGAAAGCTGATCTAAAACCTCATACTCCTCGATCTTTTGCGATAAGAATTCCTAAAGATATGATCGGTGCTGTAATCGGTCCTGGAGGAAAAGTAGTCCAGGAAATACAAAAAGTTACTGGAGCCACGTTGATTATTGAAGAAGTTGAGGATGGTGGTTTGGTAAATGTTTTTGCCAAGGATAAAGAAGTAATGGACAAGGCTGTGAAATGGGTAAAAGGAATTGTGGCTATTCCTGAAGTGGGAGAGGTTTACCAAGGTAAAGTTAAGTCTATAATGCCATTTGGAGCTTTTGTCGAGTTTATGCCTGGCAAAGACGGTTTACTTCACATTTCTGAAATTAAGTGGGAAAGATTGGAGAATATGGAGGGTGTTTTGGAAGTTGGAGAAGAAGTTAAGGTTAAACTAGTGGAAGTTGACAAAAAAACTGGTAAATTCAGATTATCACGCAAAGTATTGATACCGAAGCCGGAAAAAAAAGAATCGGAACAAAGCAAATAAACTTCATCTAATAAGAGCAGAATTTTATAACTAAAGCAAAAAAAAAATCGTTTCACTAATTAAATTTTGCACTTGATTTTCGCTTAATTTTGTCATCTATACAAGCATAAATACCCAATTTAATGAGACAGCTTAAGATAAGCAAACAGATTACCAACAGGGAAAGCCAGTCACTTGACAAATATCTTCAGGAGATTGGAAAGGTGGATCTACTTACCCCTGATGAAGAAGTGGAACTGGCGAAGAGAATCAGAGAAGGTGATCAGTTAGCTTTGGAAAAGCTTACAAAAGCAAACCTTAGATTCGTTGTTTCTGTTGCAAAACAATATCAAAATCAAGGACTTTCGCTGGGAGATTTGATTAATGAAGGGAATCTTGGCCTTATTAAAGCTGCTCAGAGATTTGACGAAACAAGAGGTTTTAAGTTTATTTCTTATGCCGTATGGTGGATTCGTCAATCAATCCTTCAGGCATTAGCCGAGCAGTCAAGAATTGTAAGACTACCCTTAAACAGAGTTGGTTCTTTAAATAAAATATCCAAAACCTTTTCTGATCTTGAGCAAAAATACGAGAGAGAGCCTTCCCCGGATGAACTTGCTGAAGTATTAGAGGTAAGTACTTCTGAAGTTGTTGATACTCTCAAAATTTCAGGTCGTCATGTTTCAATGGACGCCCCCTTTGTTCAGGGAGAAGAAAATAGCCTTCTGGATGTTTTGGAAAATGATAGTGAGGTTACCCCTGATTCAGAACTGATGAATGACTCCTTGAGAAAAGAAGTTCAAAGAGCACTTTCAACATTAACGCAACGTGAAGCAGATGTAATTACTCTTTATTTCGGTCTTAATGGAGAGCATTCCATGACATTGGAAGAGATCGGAGAGAAATTCAACCTTACAAGAGAGAGGGTTCGTCAGATTAAAGAAAAAGCGATCAGAAGATTAAGACATACTTCAAGGAGTAAAGCACTTAAACCTTATTTAGGTTAATCTAATTAAAAAAAGCCCATTTAGGGCTTTTTTTAATTTCTTTTAACTATCTTTTGTTTATTCACATCTATTACTTTTCTCACTTTTCCCTTTTCAATCAGTTGTATGTAGGTGAGCCGTCCTTTATCATCATACCTGTGTACTTCTTCTCCCTTTTTCGTTTTAGTGAATTTATATACAAGTTTCCCCCTTTCATTATACCTTTTTATTAATACTTTTTTATCAGGTTTTTCTTCCTTAATTGGCCATATTTTAGAGTAATTCCTTGATTTTTCATAGGATCTCCTTTTGCCATTTTCATAATATTCTTTGTATTTCATGCGGTTACCAATTATATCATTATTAGCAGTTGGCCTTCTGATAGTTGTTTCTCGCTTCACAATTTTTGTTTTACCATTATCATGTTTTTCTTTTGTGTTAACGACAGTTCTTTTTTTGCATGAGTATGAAATAAAAGATACAAAAAGTAACATTAATAGAATTGAAATATTTCTGCTCGATTTCATTTTATAAAATTTTGGCATTCAACACTTATCTAGACTTCATATCAGAACAACCTGGGAATTTATAAACTTGTTAAATTTTGTCGCAAAGGACTGAACAACAATGATAATAGATTGTAGTTGTTCTCTAATTTTATTGGATGAACGGAACTTTATGCCGGAACATATGGTTTTGGATTAATAGGGATTTTTCACGAAATTCACAGCCTTAAAAATTTCACGTTTGTTATGGCAGAAGAAAAAGTTGGGTGTCTTATCATTGGCTCCGGTCCTGCAGGATATACTGCGGCAATATATTCAGCAAGAGCTGGTTTAAAACCTGTATTATACCAAGGAGCTCAGCCCGGCGGGCAGTTAATGATTACAAATGAAGTGGAAAATTATCCTGGATATCCTGAAGGGGTACTTGGTCCGAAAATGATGGAAGATTTTCAGAAACAAGCAGCGAGATTTGGCACTGATATCAGATTTGGTATGGCTACTTCTGTAGATTTTACCGGTCCTGTACATAAAGTAATTATTGACGAATCACATTTGATTCATGCGGACGTTGTTATAGTTTCTACCGGTGCATCAGCAAAATGGCTTGGTTTAGAATCTGAAGCAAGACTAAACGGGAGAGGAGTTTCTGCTTGTGCTGTGTGTGATGGATTCTTTTTCAGAGGTAAAGATGTTGCGGTTGTAGGTGCTGGTGATACTGCTTGTGAAGAGGCTGTTTATCTTTCTAAGCTTTGCAGAAAGGTATATCTTCTTGTTAGAAGAGATACCATGCGAGCCTCACAAATCATGCAAAAAAGAGTATTAAACACTCCTAATATAGAAGTATTATGGAACTCTGAAACCGATGAAATATTAGGAGAAGAGGAAGTGGAAGGAATGAGAGTAAGGAATGTTCAAACTGGAGAATTAACAAATATTTCTGTTCAGGGATTTTTCGTTGCCATAGGTCATAAGCCTAATACAGACATATTCAAAGGTTGGTTAGATCTTGACAACAACGGATATATTAATACATTACCGGGAAGCAGTAAAACAAATATTGAAGGTGTCTTTGCTTGTGGTGATGCGCAGGATCATATATACAGACAAGCAGTAACAGCGGCCGGTTCTGGTTGCATGGCTGCACTTGATGCTGAACGATATCTTGCCGCTAAAGAAGCTGAAGAGGAAACAGTTAAATAATGCAGAATAAAAAGTGCTATTCACTTTTGATAATCCTATTCTTTTTTTCCCTGAAAGCTTTTTCTCAGGAAAAAAAGAATAAGGATTTCTTAAATGTTAAAACCCCATCCATTGAGTATTCAGTACCGGAAGCAGGCAAAATACTTTTTGATGAAGAATTTGTCGATACCTCAGATACTGAAAATGCCATCTACTTTGACCCTCAGAGAGAACCGGAGCTAGTCAGCGAAGACACCACTGATATTGATGAAGGTGAAACAAGTATTGTAGAAGTAGCCGAGCAATTAAAGATGGATTCTATTTGGGTCACTATTGCCGAATATTATTCTATTTGGGATTCAAGAACTGTAAACCCATACAAGCGCGATGGTTCCAAGTTTTCAGACACATTGAATATTCACCTGTATGATTCTCTTGGTGGCTTTAACTGGTCAATGCCTCTTACAGGTTGCCATAAAACATCTGAATTTGGTATGCGTCACACCAGATGGCACTATGGAACAGACTTAAAGCTTGAAATCGGAGATCCTGTTGTAGCATGTTTTGACGGTATTGTCAGAATAAATCAATATAATGCAGGCGGGTATGGGAATTATGTAATGATCAGACATTACAATGGTCTTGAAACACTTTATGGCCATCTTTCCAAATCTCATGTTTCTGTGGGGCAATTGGTAAAAGCCGGAGAATTAATAGGTGATGGGGGAAATACAGGTAGAAGTACTGGACCTCACTTACATTTTGAAGTACGATATGAGGGGAATGCAATTAATCCTGAAGAACTTTATGATTTTCCTATGAATACATTAAAATCGAAGGTATTTGAGCTTAATCCTTCTCATTTTGAGTATTTGAGAGAAGCCCGAAAAGTATTCTATCACAGAGTAAGATCAGGGGAATCATTGGGAACAATTAGTAAGAAATACAGAGTGCCTGTTAGTACAATCTGTAAACTGAATGGTATTTCAACCAGAACCACTCTTAAGGTCGGGAGAAAACTTAGAATTAGATAAAAAGATATAACTGCTTTTAATACCTATGAAATTAGATATGCTGGTGCTTTCTGCACATCCTGATGATGCGGAATTAGCCTGTTCAGGGACTATAATCAGCCATATTGAAATGGGAAAGAAAGTGGGGCTGGTAGATCTCACCCGTGGCCAGTTGGGTACAAGAGGTACACCTGAAATCAGGGAGATGGAAGCAGAAGCAGCTGCTAGTATTCTGGGGCTTGCAGCTAGGGAAAATCTTGGATTTGAAGATGGATTTTTTGTTGAAGATAAAGACCATATAATTGCTATTGTAAAAGCAATCAGAAAGTACCAGCCAGAGATTATAATCACCAATGCATTGCATGACAGGCATCCTGATCATGGAAGGGCTTCAGATCTTGTATCAAGAGCCAGTTTTCTTTCAGGGCTTATAAAAATTGAAACGGGACAGAAGGCTTGGAGGCCAAGGAATGTATATCATTATATACAAGATAGATATATAAAACCAGATCTGATAGTAGATGTAACTCCTTATTGGGATCAAAAAATAAAAACAATTAAAGCATTTCGTAGTCAGTTTTTCAATCCAGATAGCGAAGAACCTGGCACTTATATTTCTTCACCGGAATTTTTATTATTCATTGAAGCCAGAGCATTAGAATTAGGGCATTCTATAGGGGTTAAGTATGGAGAAGGATTTACATCTGAAAGAAACATAGGCATTAAAAACATGTTTGAATTGTTGTAAAACCTTCCTGATCAAGGAGCAAGTCGGCCTTTAATCCATCCGTTATTTTCTCTTTGATAAAATATTCTGTCATGAAGTCTTCCTGATCTTCCTTGCCAAAATTCAAAATATTCAGGTATGATCCTGTATCCACCCCAGTGCTCCGGTCTTTTTACTTCTTTGTTTTCATGGTCAGCCAGCGATTTTTCAAACATTGAATCCAAGTCACTTCTGGAAGAAATAATTTTACTTTGAGGAGAAACAATAGCGCCTATCTGCGAAGCTTTTGGCCTGGAATAAAAATATTTATCAGATTCTTCATGACTTACTTTTACAACCTTGCCTTCAACTCTTACCTGACGCTCTAACTCAGGCCAGAAAAACAATACAGCAGCAAAAGGATTCTCAGCTATTAACTTACCTTTTTTACTCTCATAGTTTGTGAAAAACACCAAACCTTCATCTAATCCTTTTAAGAGAACTATTCTTGAAGAAGGTCTGCAACGACTATCACACGTAGATAAGGTCATGGCAGTAGGTTCGTACAAATTACTTTTTACAGCCAGATCCAACCATTCTTGAAACTGGTCCAATGGATTTTCTTTTACATCAGACTCAGATAGTATTTTAAGTTTGTATTCATTTCTAATGTCTGATAAATTTTGCTCCTTGTTGTTCATGCGCAATAGGTTGTAAAAACAAATGCCGGTAAGGTATGTTTTTTAATTCAGAATTGAAGTTAGGTATTAAATATGAATTTATTAATAATATCTTTTAACTAAATATGAAAAACTTGCAATGTACCCTTAGTACTTGTATAATTGTTATAGTATGATATATTGATAGATATTTATTAAATAGCTGATATCAAACATTTTCAGATAAAAAGAATTTTGATTTACGAATGTTGAAGATAGGTAATGTAATAATATCGGAGCCATACCTGGGTGATGATAACTTTGAACGGACTGTGATTATTATGTGTGAGTATGGAGAATCGGGAGCTCTGGGGCTTGTGCTCAACAGACCTACGATTATTACGCTTAATTCTGTTTTGGAAAGTGTAAATTCGGAAGAGCTTTTGTATATTGGAGGACCTGTTGCACAAGATTCGCTACATTTCATTTTCAGAAATAATTATAATATTGAAGGGGCAGTAAAGTTAGGAGATAATTTATACTGGGGAGGAAATTTCGAACAAGTACTAGACTTGTTTAATAATAACCTGGCCAATGCTGAAGATTTCAGATTTTTTCTGGGGTATTCAGGTTGGGAAGGTGGGCAGCTGGAAAACGAATTTAAAGCAAATTCATGGATTGTAAGCCATGTTGAAACTGAGGATATATTTGATATAGAGCCTGCTAATCTTTGGCGGGAAATGTTGAAGAGTATGGGGGGGAAGTATAAAATGCTATCGAATTATCCTATTGATCCAAGATTGAATTAAAAATTTTTAAAAGGTAATACCATGAGCAAGGAAAAAGAACTTTTGGGAAATGACAAGATAAAGGAAGGCGGAAAGGGCGAGGAGGTGGCTACTCCTATAAAATCTATGATAGATGAAATGGATGTTCATGATGAAGAACATGCCCATGAACATATTAGTGATCTATCACAACTTTCAAAAGAAGATTTGCTAAAGTTGCTTGAAGGCATGAAGCTAGATGAAAATCTCAGCAAAGCATCTGCAATGCTAAAGCAGATTAAATATCATTATGATCATTTGCTGGAAGTTGAAAAGAATGAAGCATTGAATAAATTCCTTGCCAATGGGGGTGAAGAAACCGATTTTGATTATCGAAGAGATAATGTGAGTTTAAAGTTTGATAAACAATATGATCAGCTACGCCACAAGTTATCAGAACACTTTCTTAACCTGGAAAAGGATAAGGAAAAAAATCTGACGAAGAAAAACGAGTTGCTAGATAAGCTCAGAGCATTGATCTCTGCTGAGGAAACTCAGACAAGCATTACTTCACTGAAAGAGATTCAGGAAGAGTGGAGGAAAATTGGCTCAGTACCTGCTGCTCATACTCAGGAAATATGGGCTAATTATAATGCTTTGGTAGAGCGATTTTACAATAACAGAAGTATATATTTTGAACTGAAGGAGCTGGATAGAAAGAAAAATCTAGAAGCTAAAATCGAAATATGTGAAAAAGCAGAAGGCCTTGCTGAATCGAACCAGACAGTAAATGCTCTGATTAGAGAACTTAAAGTTCTGCATGAAGAATTCAGAAATATTGGACCTGTTCCGAAGGAGGATCAGGAAGTTCTTTGGAATAGATTTAAAGTAGCTTCCGATAAAATCTATGAGAAACGAGGTGAATATTATAAGGAATTAAGAGAACGTCAGGAACAAAATCTTGAAGTCAAAATAAAACTAGCTGATGCTATTGCCGGATTCGCTCAATTCCAGACAACTAGAATTGAAGAGTGGAAACAGAAGACAGCAGAGCTGCTGGAATTACAAGAGAAGTGGAAGCAGGCTGGAGGTGTTCCTCAGGATAAAGGAAAAGAAATATCAAAAAGATTCTGGAGTGCATGTAAATCCTTTTTCCATAACAAAGAGGTATTTTTCAAACACCTTGAGGTGGAAAAAGAAGAAAACCTTAAGAAGAAAATTGCTTTGTGTGAAAGAGCTGAAGTTTTAAAAGATCAGACTGATTTTAGCGGAACAGCAACAGAATTAAAAAATCTTCAAAAAGAATGGGAAGCAATCGGCCCTGTGCCAATAAAAGAAAAAGAGCCGATTTTTAAACGTTTTAAAACTGCTTGTGACCATTTCTTTAACAAGAAAAGGGAAATGCAGGCAGAACATGAAAAGGAGTTTAAAGATAATCTGGAAAAGAAAAATGCTCTTATTCAAAAATTGGAAAAACTTAATTCTGAAAAGGATTCCAATCCGGATGATTTAAAAGTTATACAGGATGAATGGAAAAAAATAGGTTTTGTGCCTAAAGCAGAAATGAAAGATATCAATGCAAGATATCAGAGAGCTGTTGATAATTTCCTTGGGCATCTTGAAGGAGATAAGTCTGAAGTAGACAAATTAAAGTTAAGCCTTCAGATTAATGCATTAAAAACAAATCCTGAAGGTGGAAAAAAACTTTATCAAAAAGAGAAAGAAATTCACCGCAAAATTTCAGTGCTAAAGCAAGAAATTGATCGTTTGAATACCAACCTGGAATTTTTTGCAAAATCTGCAGCAGCAGACAAGCTGAAAAAAGAATTTTATTCAAAAATAGAAATGGCTCAAAATGAAATAGATGAGCTAAAAGATCAATTGAAAATGATAAAAGATGCAGAAAATGAAAAATAATTTTTTTGAATTGTTTTGGATATTTCGAAAAGTCCTATACTTTTGCACTCGCTTTTAAGGCAAACGAAAAAGCAAAAACAAAATAAAGCCTCCATAGCTCAGCTGGTAGAGCAACTGACTTGTAATCAGTAGGTCGTTGGTTCGATTCCGACTGGGGGCTCTTTAAAGGCACCTACATAAACCTGTAGGTGCCTTTTTTGTTTAAAACATTAACAATATTAACCTGTTATATATTGTTTATGAAACTTAGATTATCTGGTAAAATTATAGCAAGTTTTTCTCTGATCATCATTTTTTCATTTATTAGTTTTGGAGTCAATCTTAAACTTTCTTCGGATGTAAACAGGAACACAGAGTACCTTACCAAGTCTGAGGCTATTATTCGCAACTCTGCTAAAATTCATAAGATTATCCTCGAAATGCAGTCTAATTTCAGAGGTTATTTGCTTACAGAGAATAAATCATTTTTAGACCCTTATTACTCGAGTATAAAAGACCTGGGAGGTATTGTGGATGAACAACGTAAGCTCATTTCCGATTCTCCTGCTCAGATAACCAGATTCAATGAGATACAAAAGTTGCACAACCAATGGCTGGTATATGCCAATGACCTAATCCAGGCTAAATTCAAACAAATTAATCCTAAAGTAATTTCAAGCGAATATGAAGTTCTTTTTGAAGAGAAATTAAGAAAAGAATTCGGGAAAAAAATGACCGATGAGATTTCTAAAAAGTTCAAAGAGTTTGATAAAACCGAATACAGGGTTAGAAAAGCCAGGAGGGAAAAACTGAATGAGTCTATTGCCATAGCTAAGCGTGTCACAATGTTATTGGCAATTATTACAATTTCAGTTGGGGTAATAAGTGCGTTTTATATCACTCATATTATCATAAATAGAATTAAGTCTATGGTTAGCCTTGCGGATAATATCTCTAAAGGCCAATTTGAGGCTATTAAGGATACTGAAAAAGATGAGTTGTCACAATTGTCGGATTCTTTAAATATTATGTCAGAGAAGTTAAAAAAGAGTTTTTCTGAATTGGATAATTATGCTTATGTAGTTTCTCATGATTTAAAGGTACCTCTGAGAGGTATATACAATCTGGTTCATTGGATGGAGGAAGACTATGGTAGTGAATTTTCCCCTGAGGTGCATAAGTATCTTGATAAGTTAAAAGGAAGGGTTGAGCGTATGGAAAGTCTCATAAATGGTTTGCTGGAATATTCAAAAATAGGAAGAACCAGTCAGCCTCTTGAAGAGGTAAATGTGAACGAACTGCTTGCAGATATTGTGGATTCTATTGTTCCTGGTGATTTTGAAGTAAGGGTATCCAATAAGATGCCTGTGATTTTTACTGAGAAACTGAGAATTCAACAAGTGTTTTCCAATCTGATAAGCAATGCAGTAAAGTATAAAGGTAACAAACCGGGGATTATTACGATTATTTCAAAGGAGATTCCTGATGGGGTTGAATTTACTGTGGAAGATAATGGAGTAGGTATCTCTCCAGAATATCATAATAAAATTTTTGGATTATTTCAGACTTTGCGTGAAAAGCATGAAGTTGAAAGCACAGGTATTGGATTATCCATTGTGAAAAAAATTATAGAAGATAAGAAAGGGAATATAAGAGTAGTTTCAAATGAAGGAGAA
Protein-coding sequences here:
- the bshB1 gene encoding bacillithiol biosynthesis deacetylase BshB1, which translates into the protein MKLDMLVLSAHPDDAELACSGTIISHIEMGKKVGLVDLTRGQLGTRGTPEIREMEAEAAASILGLAARENLGFEDGFFVEDKDHIIAIVKAIRKYQPEIIITNALHDRHPDHGRASDLVSRASFLSGLIKIETGQKAWRPRNVYHYIQDRYIKPDLIVDVTPYWDQKIKTIKAFRSQFFNPDSEEPGTYISSPEFLLFIEARALELGHSIGVKYGEGFTSERNIGIKNMFELL
- the pdxH gene encoding pyridoxamine 5'-phosphate oxidase, whose protein sequence is MNNKEQNLSDIRNEYKLKILSESDVKENPLDQFQEWLDLAVKSNLYEPTAMTLSTCDSRCRPSSRIVLLKGLDEGLVFFTNYESKKGKLIAENPFAAVLFFWPELERQVRVEGKVVKVSHEESDKYFYSRPKASQIGAIVSPQSKIISSRSDLDSMFEKSLADHENKEVKRPEHWGGYRIIPEYFEFWQGRSGRLHDRIFYQRENNGWIKGRLAP
- a CDS encoding peptidoglycan DD-metalloendopeptidase family protein; amino-acid sequence: MQNKKCYSLLIILFFFSLKAFSQEKKNKDFLNVKTPSIEYSVPEAGKILFDEEFVDTSDTENAIYFDPQREPELVSEDTTDIDEGETSIVEVAEQLKMDSIWVTIAEYYSIWDSRTVNPYKRDGSKFSDTLNIHLYDSLGGFNWSMPLTGCHKTSEFGMRHTRWHYGTDLKLEIGDPVVACFDGIVRINQYNAGGYGNYVMIRHYNGLETLYGHLSKSHVSVGQLVKAGELIGDGGNTGRSTGPHLHFEVRYEGNAINPEELYDFPMNTLKSKVFELNPSHFEYLREARKVFYHRVRSGESLGTISKKYRVPVSTICKLNGISTRTTLKVGRKLRIR
- the trxB gene encoding thioredoxin-disulfide reductase, whose protein sequence is MAEEKVGCLIIGSGPAGYTAAIYSARAGLKPVLYQGAQPGGQLMITNEVENYPGYPEGVLGPKMMEDFQKQAARFGTDIRFGMATSVDFTGPVHKVIIDESHLIHADVVIVSTGASAKWLGLESEARLNGRGVSACAVCDGFFFRGKDVAVVGAGDTACEEAVYLSKLCRKVYLLVRRDTMRASQIMQKRVLNTPNIEVLWNSETDEILGEEEVEGMRVRNVQTGELTNISVQGFFVAIGHKPNTDIFKGWLDLDNNGYINTLPGSSKTNIEGVFACGDAQDHIYRQAVTAAGSGCMAALDAERYLAAKEAEEETVK
- a CDS encoding YqgE/AlgH family protein encodes the protein MLKIGNVIISEPYLGDDNFERTVIIMCEYGESGALGLVLNRPTIITLNSVLESVNSEELLYIGGPVAQDSLHFIFRNNYNIEGAVKLGDNLYWGGNFEQVLDLFNNNLANAEDFRFFLGYSGWEGGQLENEFKANSWIVSHVETEDIFDIEPANLWREMLKSMGGKYKMLSNYPIDPRLN
- a CDS encoding sigma-70 family RNA polymerase sigma factor; this translates as MRQLKISKQITNRESQSLDKYLQEIGKVDLLTPDEEVELAKRIREGDQLALEKLTKANLRFVVSVAKQYQNQGLSLGDLINEGNLGLIKAAQRFDETRGFKFISYAVWWIRQSILQALAEQSRIVRLPLNRVGSLNKISKTFSDLEQKYEREPSPDELAEVLEVSTSEVVDTLKISGRHVSMDAPFVQGEENSLLDVLENDSEVTPDSELMNDSLRKEVQRALSTLTQREADVITLYFGLNGEHSMTLEEIGEKFNLTRERVRQIKEKAIRRLRHTSRSKALKPYLG
- a CDS encoding DUF349 domain-containing protein; translation: MSKEKELLGNDKIKEGGKGEEVATPIKSMIDEMDVHDEEHAHEHISDLSQLSKEDLLKLLEGMKLDENLSKASAMLKQIKYHYDHLLEVEKNEALNKFLANGGEETDFDYRRDNVSLKFDKQYDQLRHKLSEHFLNLEKDKEKNLTKKNELLDKLRALISAEETQTSITSLKEIQEEWRKIGSVPAAHTQEIWANYNALVERFYNNRSIYFELKELDRKKNLEAKIEICEKAEGLAESNQTVNALIRELKVLHEEFRNIGPVPKEDQEVLWNRFKVASDKIYEKRGEYYKELRERQEQNLEVKIKLADAIAGFAQFQTTRIEEWKQKTAELLELQEKWKQAGGVPQDKGKEISKRFWSACKSFFHNKEVFFKHLEVEKEENLKKKIALCERAEVLKDQTDFSGTATELKNLQKEWEAIGPVPIKEKEPIFKRFKTACDHFFNKKREMQAEHEKEFKDNLEKKNALIQKLEKLNSEKDSNPDDLKVIQDEWKKIGFVPKAEMKDINARYQRAVDNFLGHLEGDKSEVDKLKLSLQINALKTNPEGGKKLYQKEKEIHRKISVLKQEIDRLNTNLEFFAKSAAADKLKKEFYSKIEMAQNEIDELKDQLKMIKDAENEK
- a CDS encoding sensor histidine kinase, whose translation is MKLRLSGKIIASFSLIIIFSFISFGVNLKLSSDVNRNTEYLTKSEAIIRNSAKIHKIILEMQSNFRGYLLTENKSFLDPYYSSIKDLGGIVDEQRKLISDSPAQITRFNEIQKLHNQWLVYANDLIQAKFKQINPKVISSEYEVLFEEKLRKEFGKKMTDEISKKFKEFDKTEYRVRKARREKLNESIAIAKRVTMLLAIITISVGVISAFYITHIIINRIKSMVSLADNISKGQFEAIKDTEKDELSQLSDSLNIMSEKLKKSFSELDNYAYVVSHDLKVPLRGIYNLVHWMEEDYGSEFSPEVHKYLDKLKGRVERMESLINGLLEYSKIGRTSQPLEEVNVNELLADIVDSIVPGDFEVRVSNKMPVIFTEKLRIQQVFSNLISNAVKYKGNKPGIITIISKEIPDGVEFTVEDNGVGISPEYHNKIFGLFQTLREKHEVESTGIGLSIVKKIIEDKKGNIRVVSNEGEGAAFIFTWPAIKVGFPI